The Capsicum annuum cultivar UCD-10X-F1 chromosome 1, UCD10Xv1.1, whole genome shotgun sequence sequence GGCTAGATTTAGGAAGTACCCTTTCAATGTCAAATATGGATTTGTCTTTGGAGCTATTAATTAGCCGTTTGGCCGTGAAAATCagttttttcaactttcttattCTTGCTTTCTCAACCTTCTATCatttgaatatgaaaataaattctaATGAAATGTAATATAGAGAGTCTACCAAAGGGAGGATCATATTAGTTTCCCAACCGTGGGAACAACATATAACAACTACATATTAATTAGTACAACTGCATTGTGAAATTATGTATTTAAGAATATTGTTTctctaagcttgcccctctttaAAGGGGCTTACGAATGAGGCGAAGTGATCGCGCTAATGGAAAAATGCAAGCCTCCTAGGTCCTGATTTTTCAGTCTTTTTTCCTCCGCCTTTCTCTTGTAACTTTTtctgatttttaaatatgctccataaattttatttcacaaaatataaaatttgctGTTTCCAAAAATTATTTGATCTCTCAATGGCACGCAGCACAGGTATGGGAGTAGTAACATGGTGCACTAGCTCTctacatttttttttacataaatgtACTGATTTAATTGtcttttgaaaataaagttaCCAAAAATACAACACTGTTAATTTAAGGAAACCTTCTCCACATCAAGTTAGGAGAAGATATTCTATAAAAAAGCAGCTACCTTTTGTTAAGTTATTGTTCACAATCATTCTATTACAAAGTACTAAcaagaaattgaaaatattatCATGGATAAGTGGATGAAACTTTTCCTTCTTGGTGCTGGCTCTTACGGCAATGTCTATTATGCGGTGAAgttccattcttcttctttatctgcTGAAGTTGCTGCTGTTAAGTGTTCAGATTATCACCGTACGAATTCACTTGAACTTGAAGCGAAAATCTTGACAACTCTCAAAGGCTGTCCAAACGTGATCCAGTCCTTTGAATCATCCGTCAGCATGGCTAATGGTATTCCAACTTACAATCTGTTTCTTGAATATGCATGTGGTGGATCGCTCCATGATTTGATCATCAATTCGAAGAAAGGGATGATGAAGATGTCAGAATTGGAAGTAGGTTTCTACGCATATCAACTCTTGAATGGTATTCAACATGTTCATAAGAAAGGGTGGATTCATTGTGATATTAAACCTGCTAATATTTTAGTTTTCGACAATGAACGTGGTGGGATGCACAAATTGAAGCTGGCCGACTTTGGATTATCATTGAGAGTTGATGATGGGATGGCATATATGACTGGACGTCCATTGAGCAATCGCGGGACTCTACTTTATGCGCCTCAAGAATCTTTGACGTGTGGTTATCATTCCAAAGCTTATGATATATGGTCGATAGGGTGCACAGTGGCGGAGATGATGACTGGGAGTCGCGTTTGGAATAGTCGCGGTACAAAGGAATATTTGGAGTGGCAGATTATGAATAAATATCCCGTGATTCCGAGTATTGTTTCTGAGAATGCCAAAGATTTTTTGCACAGGTGTTTCATAAGGGATCCTCTAAGAAGATGGACGTCGGAACAGCTAATGTAACATCCTTTGATTCAGCAAGCTTTATGTAATGTGTCAATGTCAATGCCATAAACTCAAGGGAGGATCGCCAGGGTTAATCCTTTTGGTTGCCGAATTCCATATCTAGAAAAGGACTTCATCAATTTACTCTTTCAAAAAGCAGTTTTAAGAGACAACGGATCGAATAGGAAAGCAACAATGTAGCATATCGCTTAGGTGAAGCCAAATTTTGTGTAGTACTTGTCAAAAAGAGTAATATAGTATCCATTCTAGTTGTTAGCAAAATCTCCTCGGATGTATAATTTTCTATCAATTGTTAAATCTACAATTTTCAAATATAACATGGTGTTATATATATGTAGTTGCTTGTTTCTTTTGAATGACGTCAACTAGATTCAATTATTGTAGCTAGATTAAGCCTGTCAAACGGGCTGGACTGACCAAGCTCAGCCCGGCCCACTTACAAAAATTGATTTGATGCGGCCTGGTAAGCCTTAGGGTCCTGGGTTTTGGGCCGGActtttttattgatttgggcTCAGTTAACCCGGTTCGGACCAAACCCGattaaattgtttttttttttttaaatggatttaattataacttagttttaatatattattaatttactatcaagtattattaatttatatgtgtatatatatattttctatagacgtatagatttaacgtatacatgtgtatatgttttgaaaattaatatataactatatatataattatatattgtagtatatatatatattgtagtatattttatttaaagtagtacatatatattgaatgatacgtagatatgtgtatatatcttctataggcgtatatatttaacgtatacatgtgtatatgttttataaattagtatataactatatatatagtgtgtgtatatattgtagtgtatatataNNNNNNNNNNNNNNNNNNNNNNNNNNNNNNNNNNNNNNNNNNNNNNNNNNNNNNNNNNNNNNNNNNNNNNNNNNNNNNNNNNNNNNNNNNNNNNNNNNNNNNNNNNNNNNNNNNNNNNNNNNNNNNNNNNNNNNNNNNNNNNNNNNNNNNNNNNNNNNNNNNNNNNNNNNNNNNNNNNNNNNNNNNNNNNNNNNNNNNNNNNNNNNNNNNNNNNNNNNNNNNNNNNNNNNNNNNNNNNNNNNNNNNNNNNNNNNNNNNNNNNNNNNNNNNNNNNNNNNNNNNNNNNNNNNNNNNNNNNNNNNNNNNNNNNNNNNNNNNNNNNNNNNNNNNNNNNNNNNNNNNNNNNNNNNNNNNNNNNNNNNNNNNNNNNNNNNNNNNNNNNNNNNNNNNNNNNNNNNNNNNNNNNNNNNNNNNNNNNNNNNNNNNNNNNNNNNNNNNNNNNNNNNNNNNNNNNNNNNNNNNNNNNNNNNNNNNNNNNNNNNNNNNNNNNNNNNNNNNNNNNNNNNNNNNNNNNNNNNNNNNNNNNNNNNNNNNNNNNNNNNNNNNNNNNNNNNNNNNNNNNNNNNNNNNNNNNNNNNNNNNNNNNNNNNNNNNNNNNNNNNNNNNNNNNNNNNNNNNNNNNNNNNNNNNNNNNNNNNNNNNNNNNNNNNNNNNNNNNNNNNNNNNNNNNNNNNNNNNNNNNNNNNNNNNNNNNNNNNNNNNNNNNNNNNNNNNNNNNNNNNNNNNNNNNNNNNNNNNNNNNNNNNNNNNNNNNNNNNNNNNNNNNNNNNNNNNNNNNNNNNNNNNNNNNNNNNNNNNNNNNNNNNNNNNNNNNNNNNNNNNNNNNNNNNNNNNNNNNNNNNNNNNNNNNNNNNNNNNNNNNNNNNNNNNNNNNNNNNNNNNNNNNNNNNNNNNNNNNNNNNNNNNNNNNNNNNNNNNNNNNNNNNNNNNNNNNNNNNNNNNNNNNNNNNNNNNNNNNNNNNNNNNNNNNNNNNNNNNNNNNNNNNNNNNNNNNNNNNNNNNNNNNNNNNNNNNNNNNNNNNNNNNNNNNNNNNNNNNNNNNNNNNNNNNNNNNNNNNNNNNNNNNNNNNNNNNNNNNNNNNNNNNNNNNNNNNNNNNNNNNNNNNNNNNNNNNNNNNNNNNNNNNNNNNNNNNNNNNNNNNNNNNNNNNNNNNNNNNNNNNNNNNNNNNNNNNNNNNNNNNNNNNNNNNNNNNNNNNNNNNNNNNNNNNNNNNNNNNNNNNNNNNNNNNNNNNNNNNNNNNNNNNNNNNNNNNNNNNNNNNNNNNNNNNNNNNNNNNNNNNNNNNNNNNNNNNNNNNNNNNNNNNNNNNNNNNNNNNNNNNNNNNNNNNNNNNNNNNNNNNNNNNNNNNNNNNNNNNNNNNNNNNNNNNNNNNNNNNNNNNNNNNNNNNNNNNNNNNNNNNNNNNNNNNNNNNNNNNNNNNNNNNNNNNNNNNNNNNNNNNNNNNNNNNNNNNNNNNNNNNNNNNNNNNNNNNNNNNNNNNNNNNNNNNNNNNNNNNNNNNNNNNNNNNNNNNNNNNNNNNNNNNNNNNNNNNNNNNNNNNNNNNNNNNNNNNNNNNNNNNNNNNNNNNNNNNNNNNNNNNNNNNNNNNNNNNNNNNNNNNNNNNNNNNNNNNNNNNNNNNNNNNNNNNNNNNNNNNNNNNNNNNNNNNNNNNN is a genomic window containing:
- the LOC107853834 gene encoding mitogen-activated protein kinase kinase kinase 20-like, with protein sequence MDKWMKLFLLGAGSYGNVYYAVKFHSSSLSAEVAAVKCSDYHRTNSLELEAKILTTLKGCPNVIQSFESSVSMANGIPTYNLFLEYACGGSLHDLIINSKKGMMKMSELEVGFYAYQLLNGIQHVHKKGWIHCDIKPANILVFDNERGGMHKLKLADFGLSLRVDDGMAYMTGRPLSNRGTLLYAPQESLTCGYHSKAYDIWSIGCTVAEMMTGSRVWNSRGTKEYLEWQIMNKYPVIPSIVSENAKDFLHRCFIRDPLRRWTSEQLM